In Nonomuraea sp. NBC_00507, the following are encoded in one genomic region:
- a CDS encoding carbohydrate kinase family protein has product MTDRGLLVIGDVVTDVVALHGSPVMSGTDTTADIVLRPGGSGANTAAWAACLGADTRLLARLGYDSSDWHTAELVKAGVRPHVTVDPDHPTAVVIAMVDRSGERSMLTNRGAGGLISDEDWDPALLDGVGRLHLSGYVFFTAPGLRLARVAMADAAAAGVAISVDPASTGPLRDFGVERFLCESAAADLVIPNLDEALLLTGASTAERAAVLLSERNGTAVVKQGAEGALAAVDGAIVATAPALPAEVVDSTGAGDAFAAGFLTASLQGVGERGALESGCRAGAACVAQVGGRPRYGLDLNRLYPIHTD; this is encoded by the coding sequence GTGACGGACCGGGGCCTGCTGGTCATCGGTGACGTGGTCACCGATGTGGTGGCGTTGCACGGTTCGCCGGTCATGTCGGGCACCGACACGACCGCCGACATCGTGCTGCGCCCCGGCGGCTCCGGCGCGAACACCGCCGCCTGGGCCGCCTGCCTGGGCGCCGATACCCGCCTGCTGGCCAGGCTCGGCTACGACAGCAGCGACTGGCACACCGCCGAACTGGTCAAGGCCGGGGTGCGCCCCCACGTGACGGTGGATCCCGACCATCCCACCGCCGTGGTGATCGCGATGGTGGACAGAAGCGGCGAGCGTTCGATGCTCACCAACCGCGGCGCGGGCGGCCTGATCTCCGACGAGGACTGGGACCCCGCCCTGCTGGACGGCGTCGGCCGGCTCCATCTGTCCGGATACGTGTTCTTCACCGCACCTGGTCTGCGCCTGGCCAGGGTCGCCATGGCGGACGCGGCGGCCGCGGGCGTGGCGATCAGCGTCGACCCGGCCTCGACGGGACCGCTGCGGGACTTCGGCGTTGAACGTTTCCTGTGTGAGAGCGCCGCTGCCGACCTGGTCATCCCCAACCTCGACGAAGCCCTTCTGCTCACCGGTGCCTCAACCGCGGAGCGCGCCGCCGTACTGCTGAGTGAGAGAAATGGCACAGCGGTCGTGAAGCAGGGCGCCGAGGGCGCGCTGGCCGCCGTGGACGGCGCGATCGTGGCAACGGCCCCCGCTTTGCCCGCCGAGGTCGTAGACTCCACCGGAGCAGGTGACGCCTTCGCCGCGGGGTTTCTCACAGCAAGTTTGCAGGGGGTCGGCGAGCGGGGCGCTTTGGAGTCAGGTTGCCGTGCGGGTGCCGCATGTGTGGCCCAGGTGGGCGGCCGTCCACGGTACGGTTTGGATCTGAACCGTCTTTACCCAATTCACACTGATTGA
- a CDS encoding pseudouridine-5'-phosphate glycosidase has product MRRTTDPVLQPSDEVAEALANGAPVVALESTIISHGLPQPRNLEVARELEGVVRAAGAVPATIAVLDGVPRIGLTEVELERIATESGLRKLGQRDLPVAAALKASGATTVSATSFLAARAGIRVFATGGLGGVHRGWTEDQDESADLDTLARTRITVVCAGVKSILDVPATLQRLETRGVSVVGYRTDTFPGFYLHSSGQPIDWRIESPEEAAEIMRGQDALGGQETALIVANPVREDLQLDPELHDRVLAEALAAAEREGVKGQAITPFLLGYLVNGTGGASLEANLAAVRGNTALATRIALAWARR; this is encoded by the coding sequence ATGCGCCGCACCACCGACCCCGTACTCCAGCCGTCCGACGAGGTGGCCGAGGCTCTGGCCAACGGCGCGCCCGTGGTCGCGCTGGAGTCCACGATCATCTCCCACGGACTGCCGCAGCCGCGCAACCTGGAGGTGGCACGTGAGCTGGAGGGAGTCGTCCGCGCCGCGGGAGCCGTGCCGGCCACGATCGCCGTGCTGGACGGCGTGCCCAGGATCGGCCTGACCGAGGTGGAGCTGGAGCGCATCGCGACCGAGTCCGGGCTGCGCAAGCTGGGCCAGCGGGACCTGCCCGTGGCGGCGGCGCTGAAGGCCAGCGGCGCGACCACCGTGTCGGCCACGTCGTTCCTGGCCGCGCGCGCCGGGATCCGGGTGTTCGCCACCGGCGGGCTCGGCGGCGTGCACCGTGGCTGGACCGAGGATCAGGACGAGTCCGCCGACCTCGACACGCTGGCCCGTACCCGGATCACGGTCGTGTGCGCGGGCGTGAAGTCCATCCTCGACGTGCCGGCGACGCTGCAGCGGCTGGAGACCAGGGGCGTGAGCGTGGTGGGCTACCGCACCGACACCTTCCCCGGTTTCTACCTGCACTCTTCCGGTCAGCCGATCGACTGGCGGATCGAGTCGCCCGAGGAGGCCGCGGAGATCATGCGCGGCCAGGACGCGCTCGGCGGCCAGGAGACGGCGCTGATCGTCGCCAACCCTGTCCGCGAGGACCTGCAGCTCGACCCCGAGCTGCACGACCGCGTGCTGGCCGAGGCGCTGGCCGCCGCCGAGCGCGAGGGCGTCAAGGGGCAGGCGATCACCCCGTTCCTGCTGGGCTACCTGGTGAACGGCACCGGCGGCGCCTCCTTGGAGGCGAACCTGGCCGCCGTACGCGGCAACACCGCCCTGGCCACCCGGATCGCCCTTGCCTGGGCGCGACGGTGA